The DNA region TCCGCTTATTTCAACTAATTCTACTTCTTTCTCTTCACCTGGTTCAAAACGTACTGCAGTTCCGGCAGCAATATTTAATCGCATTCCAAGGGCTTTCATCCTGTCAAAATCCATTTTTTTGTTGACTTCAAAAAAATGAAAATGAGAACCAATCTGAACTGGACGGTCGCCGGTATTAACTACTTCCAGACTTATAGTTCTTTTATTGCTGTTAATTTCAACAGCACCTTCTTTTAAAATATATTCTCCTGGTATCATTTAATTGGATTATGAACGGTTACTAATTTAGTTCCATCCGGAAAAGTAGCTTCAATTTGAATATCATGTATCATTTCCGGTACTCCTTCCATTACATCT from Flavobacterium nitratireducens includes:
- the ureB gene encoding urease subunit beta gives rise to the protein MIPGEYILKEGAVEINSNKRTISLEVVNTGDRPVQIGSHFHFFEVNKKMDFDRMKALGMRLNIAAGTAVRFEPGEEKEVELVEISGTKTIFGFNNLIDSNINSIDKELIQEKLNQFLKP